One segment of Aquificaceae bacterium DNA contains the following:
- a CDS encoding NADH-quinone oxidoreductase subunit I, producing the protein MVKRVFERPLSWLERILFLDFIRGLSITIRQAFRRTITTHYPYEKLTPPKRFRGFFGHKVVDGKEPQPAFDEWVERFKIKVEPGRSRCVVCMLCKRACPVPQLFEIEGEKLPDGRRRVAVFDMNMMLCTFCGFCVDACPVDCLFQSDIHETASYTRKDSVLDLHVLERIGRDWQRRREEEPDRIWIDDHQRQRLWYENDLKLPEVEG; encoded by the coding sequence ATGGTTAAGAGAGTTTTTGAAAGACCACTTAGCTGGCTTGAGAGAATCCTCTTTCTGGACTTTATAAGAGGGCTTTCCATTACCATAAGGCAAGCCTTTAGAAGGACTATCACCACCCACTACCCCTACGAAAAGCTCACACCTCCGAAACGATTCAGAGGTTTTTTTGGACACAAGGTGGTGGATGGAAAGGAGCCTCAGCCTGCCTTTGATGAGTGGGTAGAAAGGTTTAAGATAAAGGTGGAGCCTGGAAGGAGCAGGTGCGTTGTCTGTATGCTCTGCAAAAGAGCCTGCCCCGTACCCCAGCTCTTCGAGATAGAGGGTGAAAAACTGCCTGACGGCAGAAGAAGGGTTGCTGTCTTTGATATGAACATGATGCTCTGCACCTTCTGTGGTTTCTGCGTGGATGCCTGCCCAGTGGACTGCCTCTTCCAGAGCGATATACACGAAACCGCCAGCTATACAAGGAAAGATTCCGTCCTTGACCTCCATGTGCTGGAAAGGATAGGCAGAGACTGGCAGAGGAGAAGAGAGGAGGAGCCTGACAGAATATGGATAGATGACCACCAGAGACAGAGGCTCTGGTATGAGAATGACCTTAAACTTCCGGAGGTGGAAGGGTGA
- a CDS encoding NADH-quinone oxidoreductase subunit A: MEYMALLIFFGIMLSIALVFVFVNYILGPKTSEAMQDYPYECGVPLYDKSAQSTFHQGYYLLGLLLLLFDIEAAFLFPWTVVYRYLGVFGFVEMFLFILILTYGLLYAWRKDALDWQFEEESL, from the coding sequence ATGGAATACATGGCGCTTCTCATATTCTTTGGAATAATGCTCAGCATAGCCCTTGTGTTTGTCTTTGTAAATTACATACTCGGTCCAAAAACCTCTGAAGCCATGCAGGACTACCCCTACGAATGTGGAGTTCCACTCTACGACAAATCTGCTCAATCCACCTTCCATCAGGGTTACTATCTTCTTGGTCTTTTGCTCCTGCTCTTTGACATTGAGGCGGCCTTTCTTTTTCCCTGGACGGTAGTATACAGGTATCTGGGCGTCTTTGGCTTTGTAGAGATGTTCCTTTTTATACTTATCCTTACCTACGGGCTCCTTTATGCGTGGAGGAAGGATGCCCTTGACTGGCAGTTTGAAGAGGAAAGTCTCTAA
- the nuoH gene encoding NADH-quinone oxidoreductase subunit NuoH yields MEGVLAWLIITLIKILVILGIVLGVGAYLTLVERKVAAHIQRRPGPMVVGWHGLLQPLADGLKLLTKEDLFPRYGNRFLYNLALVMALVPATLVFAVVPFGPEFEVFGVKVKPILTDVNIGLLLVFALGSMAVFAIALAGWASNSKYALIGSMRKAGIVVSYEVVITFAVMGPIILAGTLSTYDIVQKQIEQKLWYMWLQPLAFVVYMFAMLAETGRVPFDIQEAEAELVTGFTVEYGGMKFGLFPLVEWYIEVLSLSAIAVVLFMGGWSPINIPFLGFVDPLFFLGPLSPFVWFILKVSLLFLFVLWLHWTLPRYRIDQITTTAWKVMLPLTFVNLVLTAVIAPLIWR; encoded by the coding sequence ATGGAAGGCGTGCTGGCATGGCTCATCATAACTCTCATAAAGATACTGGTCATACTGGGCATAGTTCTTGGCGTTGGTGCTTATCTGACGCTGGTGGAAAGGAAGGTGGCTGCTCACATACAGAGAAGACCTGGACCCATGGTGGTGGGCTGGCATGGGCTTTTGCAGCCTCTGGCGGACGGGCTCAAACTACTCACAAAGGAAGACCTCTTTCCCAGATACGGAAACCGCTTTTTATACAACCTTGCCCTTGTGATGGCCCTTGTGCCTGCTACCCTCGTCTTTGCTGTGGTGCCCTTCGGTCCTGAGTTTGAGGTATTTGGAGTAAAGGTGAAGCCCATTCTGACGGATGTGAACATAGGGCTTCTTCTGGTCTTTGCCCTTGGCTCCATGGCAGTTTTTGCCATAGCCCTTGCGGGATGGGCTTCCAACTCCAAGTATGCCCTCATAGGCTCCATGAGAAAGGCGGGTATTGTGGTATCCTACGAGGTGGTCATAACCTTTGCGGTGATGGGTCCCATAATCCTTGCAGGCACTCTCTCCACCTACGACATAGTGCAGAAGCAGATTGAGCAGAAGCTCTGGTATATGTGGCTTCAGCCCCTTGCCTTTGTGGTTTACATGTTTGCTATGCTGGCAGAGACTGGTAGGGTTCCCTTTGACATTCAGGAGGCGGAGGCAGAGCTGGTGACGGGCTTTACGGTGGAATACGGGGGGATGAAGTTTGGTCTTTTTCCACTGGTGGAATGGTATATTGAGGTGCTCTCCCTTTCTGCCATTGCGGTGGTGCTCTTCATGGGTGGCTGGTCTCCCATAAACATACCCTTCCTGGGCTTTGTTGACCCCCTTTTCTTCCTTGGGCCTCTATCTCCTTTCGTATGGTTCATCCTCAAGGTGAGCCTTCTGTTTCTGTTCGTCCTCTGGCTTCATTGGACCCTACCCAGATACAGGATTGACCAGATAACCACCACCGCATGGAAGGTGATGCTTCCCCTTACCTTTGTTAACCTTGTGCTGACAGCGGTGATAGCACCACTTATATGGAGGTAA
- a CDS encoding Uma2 family endonuclease: MRLRHLPHYTYEDYAKWQGDWELVEGIPYAMASPKFPHQKVFVNLLRYIADLLEENSCDCFVVGELDWVVSEDTVFRPDLVVLCEEPQDYIRRTPEVVIEIVSENSKFMDELVKFEKYEELGVPYYLMVYPESKEGKAYRNTPEGFKPMEKLEFKLKGCTIELDLNRIWR, encoded by the coding sequence ATGAGGCTCAGGCATCTGCCCCACTACACTTATGAGGACTACGCAAAGTGGCAGGGAGACTGGGAGCTCGTTGAGGGCATCCCTTATGCCATGGCTTCGCCCAAGTTTCCACATCAGAAGGTTTTTGTAAACCTTTTGAGGTATATTGCCGACCTTCTTGAGGAAAATAGCTGTGACTGTTTTGTAGTTGGAGAGCTCGACTGGGTTGTGTCTGAGGATACTGTTTTCAGACCTGACCTTGTGGTGTTGTGCGAAGAGCCCCAGGATTACATAAGAAGGACACCAGAGGTGGTCATTGAAATAGTGTCAGAAAACTCCAAGTTTATGGACGAGCTTGTAAAGTTTGAAAAGTATGAGGAGCTTGGCGTGCCCTACTACCTCATGGTTTATCCAGAAAGCAAAGAAGGGAAAGCTTACAGAAACACACCAGAGGGCTTCAAGCCCATGGAAAAACTGGAGTTTAAGCTAAAGGGCTGCACCATAGAGCTTGATTTAAACAGAATCTGGAGGTAG
- a CDS encoding NADH-quinone oxidoreductase subunit D produces MPWAKGEEFIQLKERFEGLEIEEKPTLTALHTPKARLIELLKVLKEEKGFKLFLDHSVVDFPDKKPRFQAFYILYNVDERKRVVVKTWTDGELPTIEKLWFAGKWAERECYDMFGIRYEGHENLVRAFMWETYQHFPLRKDFPLEGYATEYLPSLNEVLWGDNLQGLMNYDKMHTPVPTLEDLEITEKRKLQKKAQIVLNWGPLHPGTHGTMWFLFDLEGERVYQCDVILGQLHRGVEKLAENEMYNQFLVYTDRMDYLSALCSNQAWVVAVERLLGIEDLVPEKAKYIRTMMSELQRINSHLLWLGTYALDLGALTIFLYAFKEREKLMDIIEGITGARLTISYTRVGGVRMDLPEGALEVIRAFVKRFPKELKEWETILSRNRIWLRRNVGVGVISREDVYFYGLTGPVARGSGVPYDLRKFEPYDAYPWVEFDVPVGDSGDVYDRYLVRLEEMRQSLRIIEQCLDYLEKNRSAPFFAESPDPKKLKLPLDGIGLKVPEGEIYSSGENPRGELGFYIYSTGGVKPYRVKIRPGSMYNLCVYPKLMKDRVIADAVTILASIDPVVGEIDR; encoded by the coding sequence ATGCCCTGGGCAAAAGGAGAAGAATTTATTCAGCTGAAAGAGAGGTTTGAAGGGCTCGAGATTGAGGAAAAGCCAACGCTGACCGCCCTTCATACTCCAAAGGCAAGGCTTATAGAACTTTTAAAGGTCCTCAAAGAAGAGAAGGGCTTTAAGCTATTTCTTGATCACTCCGTGGTGGACTTCCCCGACAAAAAGCCCCGCTTTCAGGCCTTCTACATCCTTTACAACGTGGACGAGAGAAAGAGGGTGGTTGTAAAAACATGGACTGATGGAGAGCTCCCTACCATAGAAAAGCTCTGGTTCGCAGGTAAGTGGGCGGAGAGAGAATGCTACGATATGTTCGGAATTCGGTATGAGGGGCACGAAAATCTGGTGCGAGCTTTTATGTGGGAAACTTACCAGCACTTTCCTCTCAGAAAAGACTTTCCCCTTGAGGGTTACGCCACCGAATACCTGCCATCTCTTAACGAAGTGCTCTGGGGCGACAACCTTCAGGGGCTCATGAACTATGACAAAATGCACACGCCGGTGCCAACCCTTGAGGACCTGGAAATAACGGAAAAAAGGAAGCTTCAGAAGAAGGCTCAGATAGTGCTTAACTGGGGACCACTGCACCCCGGCACTCACGGCACCATGTGGTTTCTCTTTGACCTTGAGGGAGAAAGGGTCTACCAGTGTGATGTGATACTGGGTCAGCTCCACAGGGGGGTGGAAAAGCTGGCGGAGAACGAGATGTATAACCAGTTTCTGGTATACACGGACAGGATGGACTACTTGTCAGCCCTCTGCAGTAATCAGGCATGGGTAGTGGCGGTGGAGAGGCTTCTTGGAATAGAAGACTTGGTGCCAGAAAAGGCAAAGTATATAAGGACTATGATGTCAGAGCTGCAGAGGATAAACTCCCATCTTCTCTGGCTTGGCACCTACGCCCTTGACCTGGGAGCCCTAACCATCTTTCTATATGCCTTCAAGGAAAGAGAAAAACTCATGGACATTATAGAGGGCATAACGGGTGCAAGGCTCACCATATCCTACACAAGGGTTGGGGGTGTCCGGATGGACCTTCCAGAGGGTGCTCTTGAGGTTATAAGGGCCTTTGTAAAGAGGTTTCCAAAAGAGTTAAAAGAGTGGGAAACCATCCTGAGCAGAAACAGGATATGGCTGAGGAGAAATGTGGGTGTTGGTGTAATAAGCAGGGAGGATGTTTACTTTTACGGACTGACGGGCCCAGTTGCCAGAGGTTCTGGAGTGCCCTACGACCTGAGAAAGTTTGAGCCCTACGACGCCTACCCATGGGTGGAGTTTGATGTACCTGTGGGAGATAGCGGCGATGTATATGACAGGTATCTTGTCAGGCTTGAGGAGATGAGACAGAGCCTTAGAATCATAGAGCAGTGCCTTGACTATCTTGAAAAGAACAGAAGCGCCCCCTTCTTTGCTGAATCCCCAGACCCCAAAAAGCTCAAACTACCCCTTGACGGCATAGGGCTAAAGGTGCCAGAGGGCGAGATATACTCTTCTGGAGAGAACCCCAGGGGTGAGCTGGGCTTTTACATCTACTCCACAGGGGGCGTAAAGCCCTACAGGGTAAAGATAAGACCGGGCTCCATGTATAACCTCTGCGTATATCCAAAGCTCATGAAGGACAGAGTTATAGCGGACGCGGTTACCATTCTGGCAAGCATAGACCCAGTTGTAGGAGAGATAGACAGATGA
- a CDS encoding Uma2 family endonuclease: MRLKHIPHYTYEDYAKWQGDWELVEGIPYAMASPSRLHQRVVFRLQRLLAEELEKNSCGCEVVSDVDWIVSEDTVIRPDIAVLCEEGDEYITEIPLLIVEVVSKTSRIHDEKVKFNLYEELGVPYYLLVYPEQKNWKAYRNTGEGFVLVESPLFVIGNCELELDFNTVWR, from the coding sequence ATGAGGCTCAAACATATTCCTCACTACACCTATGAGGACTACGCAAAGTGGCAGGGAGACTGGGAGCTCGTTGAGGGCATCCCTTATGCCATGGCTTCACCCTCAAGGCTTCACCAGAGGGTGGTCTTTCGCCTTCAGAGGCTTCTTGCTGAAGAGCTTGAGAAAAATTCCTGTGGCTGTGAGGTGGTTTCAGACGTGGACTGGATAGTTTCAGAGGATACGGTCATAAGGCCCGACATAGCAGTCCTTTGCGAAGAGGGGGATGAATACATCACAGAGATACCGCTTCTTATCGTAGAAGTGGTATCAAAGACCTCAAGAATACATGACGAAAAGGTGAAGTTTAACCTTTACGAGGAGCTCGGCGTGCCTTACTATCTTCTTGTCTATCCCGAACAAAAAAACTGGAAAGCCTACAGAAACACAGGCGAAGGCTTCGTCTTGGTGGAAAGTCCGCTTTTTGTTATAGGAAACTGCGAGCTTGAGCTGGACTTTAATACAGTATGGAGGTGA